One region of Sporomusaceae bacterium FL31 genomic DNA includes:
- a CDS encoding radical SAM protein produces the protein MDFISAKTIISSYEANNAWFGKNYNMNIYKGCCHGCIYCDSRSDCYRIENFDTVRAKDNALALVAQELKSKRRSGVVATGAMSDPYNPYEQKYCLTRGALKLIDNYRFGIAIATKSDLVTRDIDVLKSISKHSPVLIKITITAADDRLCKKVEPHVVGASKRFAAIRELSANGIFTGILLMPVLPFIEDNESNISSIIHLAHESGAKFIYPAFGVTLRQNQREWFYKKLDKDFPLIKQKYLNQFGNQYECISPQAKVLWELFQKECDKRGIIYNMRDIIHSYKEGYGENQLSLF, from the coding sequence ATGGATTTTATATCGGCAAAGACCATTATATCAAGCTATGAAGCGAATAATGCTTGGTTTGGCAAAAACTATAATATGAATATTTACAAAGGCTGTTGTCATGGGTGTATCTATTGTGACAGCCGCAGTGATTGTTATCGCATCGAGAATTTTGATACAGTAAGGGCAAAAGACAATGCCTTAGCCTTGGTAGCCCAGGAGCTAAAATCAAAGCGTAGAAGCGGGGTCGTTGCCACAGGTGCTATGAGTGATCCGTATAATCCTTATGAACAAAAATATTGCTTAACTAGAGGTGCACTAAAACTCATCGATAACTATCGCTTTGGTATTGCCATTGCGACTAAAAGCGATTTAGTAACAAGAGATATTGACGTCCTAAAGTCTATCAGTAAACATTCTCCTGTGCTTATCAAAATAACCATTACTGCTGCTGATGATCGGCTTTGTAAAAAAGTAGAACCACATGTAGTCGGAGCTTCAAAGCGATTTGCGGCAATTCGCGAGCTTTCGGCGAATGGTATTTTTACGGGAATACTGCTCATGCCAGTCCTGCCATTTATTGAAGATAATGAGTCCAATATCAGTTCTATCATCCATCTAGCTCATGAAAGCGGTGCAAAGTTTATCTACCCAGCGTTTGGCGTTACGTTACGACAAAATCAGCGAGAGTGGTTTTATAAGAAACTTGATAAAGATTTTCCTTTAATTAAACAAAAATATCTTAATCAATTTGGCAATCAATATGAATGCATTTCTCCTCAAGCAAAAGTATTGTGGGAATTGTTTCAAAAAGAGTGTGATAAACGGGGCATTATCTACAACATGAGGGATATCATTCATAGTTATAAAGAGGGATATGGTGAAAACCAACTTTCATTATTTTGA
- a CDS encoding phosphoesterase, protein MQIAIISDTHLKKNTGQLDDLISEFQNMDLVIHAGDYGDPWVLKYLQEHFKFIGVWGNTDNHIIKEALPEKLIVQFGAYRVGICHAHGKGKTTMERAYSNFNNEQVDIIIFGHSHQPIIRTKNKVLMLNPGSLTNKRKERWFTYIVLSVDQSLQAALMIKEV, encoded by the coding sequence ATGCAAATAGCAATTATTTCAGACACGCATCTTAAGAAGAATACAGGACAGCTAGATGATTTAATTAGTGAATTTCAGAATATGGATCTGGTCATACACGCAGGAGACTACGGCGATCCATGGGTTCTTAAATACTTACAAGAGCATTTTAAATTTATTGGAGTTTGGGGAAATACAGATAATCATATTATTAAGGAAGCCTTACCAGAAAAACTAATTGTGCAGTTTGGCGCCTATCGAGTCGGAATCTGCCACGCTCATGGCAAAGGAAAAACTACTATGGAACGAGCCTATAGTAATTTTAATAACGAGCAAGTAGATATTATTATTTTCGGTCATAGTCACCAACCTATAATAAGAACAAAAAATAAAGTCCTTATGCTAAATCCCGGCTCGCTCACAAACAAGCGAAAGGAGCGTTGGTTTACTTATATTGTACTTAGCGTTGATCAGAGTTTACAAGCCGCGCTCATGATAAAAGAAGTATAG